From a single Populus trichocarpa isolate Nisqually-1 chromosome 17, P.trichocarpa_v4.1, whole genome shotgun sequence genomic region:
- the LOC127904531 gene encoding uncharacterized protein LOC127904531, producing MVAEAFNIAPRLGEVVTIVQWVKGMREMSCMTNRGEKDAEVAGYWLRKVERAINQMQVLEELQVDCVTQLLIESAHSWWETIKERRSGEVLRWKDFREEFEERYYYWEHSKEKEQEFLDLRQGDLTVMEYERRFQDLAAFASTYLPTERHRVERFRDGLRQEMRRY from the coding sequence ATGGTAGCGGAAGCCTTCAATATAGCTCCTAGATTGGGGGAAGTAGTCACCATAGTGCAATGGGTGAAGGGTATGAGAGAGATGAGTTGTATGACTAATCGTGGCGAAAAGGATGCTGAGGTTGCTGGGTATTGGCTGAGGAAAGTGGAAAGAGCTATAAATCAGATGCAGGTACTAGAGGAGCTACAGGTGGATTGCGTGACTCAGTTATTGATTGAAAGTGCCCACTCTTGGTGGGAGACCATCAAAGAGAGGAGATCGGGGGAGGTATTGAGATGGAAGGACTTTCGtgaagagtttgaggagaggTACTATTATTGGGAGCATAGTAAggagaaagaacaagagtttttggatttgaggCAGGGAGATTTAACAGTTATGGAGTATGAGAGGAGATTCCAAGACTTAGCAGCTTTTGCCTCTACTTACCTTCCCACAGAGCGCCATAGGGTGGAGAGGTTCCGTGATGGATTGAGGCAAGAGATGAGGAGATATTGA